One Candidatus Binatia bacterium DNA window includes the following coding sequences:
- a CDS encoding aminodeoxychorismate/anthranilate synthase component II — MLLMIDNYDSFTYNLVQYLGELGADVEVYRNDTIDIAGIEKLAPSGIVISPGPCTPNEAGISMPVVEAFAGRIPILGVCLGHQSIGQVFGGDVVRAPRLMHGKTSPIHHDGRGIFRGLANPFIATRYHSLIVEKSTLPDVLEVSAWTDEDEIMGLRHRTLAVDGVQFHPESILTVEGKRLLGNFLASLRAPARAA; from the coding sequence ATGCTGTTGATGATCGATAACTACGATTCGTTCACCTACAACCTCGTGCAGTACCTGGGCGAGCTCGGTGCCGATGTTGAAGTGTACCGCAACGATACGATCGACATCGCGGGCATCGAAAAACTCGCGCCGTCGGGCATCGTGATCTCGCCGGGGCCGTGCACGCCGAACGAGGCCGGCATCTCGATGCCGGTGGTCGAAGCGTTCGCCGGACGCATTCCCATTCTCGGCGTCTGCCTCGGTCACCAGAGCATCGGCCAGGTCTTCGGCGGCGACGTCGTGCGCGCACCGCGCCTGATGCACGGCAAGACTTCCCCGATCCATCACGACGGGCGCGGCATCTTCCGAGGCCTGGCCAATCCGTTCATCGCGACGCGCTACCATTCGCTGATCGTCGAGAAGTCGACGCTGCCGGACGTGCTCGAAGTGAGCGCGTGGACCGACGAAGACGAAATCATGGGACTGCGTCACCGCACGCTGGCGGTCGACGGAGTGCAGTTCCATCCCGAGTCGATCCTGACCGTGGAAGGCAAGCGGCTGCTCGGCAATTTCCTCGCCTCCTTGCGGGCGCCGGCGCGCGCAGCCTGA
- the topA gene encoding type I DNA topoisomerase: MAAKNLVIVESPAKAKTLARYLGRDYQVLASVGHLVDLPKSKLGVDVDHDFEPDYEVIRGKAKVIKELKAAAKGKQSIYLAPDPDREGEAIAWHIRQHVVPKGFKGKVHRVLFNEITKSAVQSAIHHPGDIDTSKFEAQQARRVIDRLVGYQISPLLWDKVRRGLSAGRVQSVAVRLLVEREREILGFVAVEYWQITASLFPANQQGKDERQLFEARLIEVDGKRIETKNLRADGAENGGKALEDRFYIRDQVQARDLEKRFRDARDWKVGEVKRTERQRRPAPPFITSTLQQEASRKHGFQPRRTMSAAQRLYEGIDLGTEGTTGLITYMRTDSTRVAADAQVAALQYVRDTYGDAFAPSTPNVYRTKKSAQDAHEAIRPTSLEFPPDRVREFLPADEFRVYTLVWNRFLASQMSPAVYDQTSVDIHAAGGKFRATGQILRFAGFLRVYEEGRDAPDENDDSGSLPDLSEDQALALEKLAASQHFTQPPPRFTQATLIRELEERGIGRPSTYATIMSTIIGREYVRQDEQRRLVPTELGALVTDLLVESFPDILNAEFTAELEDKLDDVEDGKSDWLDATRNFYKPFRADLDRAKIEMRDVKREVVETDLPCPKCGKTLVIKWGRNGEFAACPGFPDCKFTGNFTRRDDGSIVLDAPEETDEVCEKCGSAMAYKFSKFGRFLGCSAYPECKNIKSANTPVPLGITCPKELGGCGEGDLVQKVSRRGKIFYSCNRYPTCKFALWDRPIQTPCPECEAPLVVEKTTKRAGTVRRCVREGCTYSEATDEGPLLQEQA; the protein is encoded by the coding sequence ATGGCAGCCAAAAACCTCGTCATCGTCGAATCCCCGGCCAAGGCCAAGACTCTGGCGCGCTACCTTGGGCGCGATTACCAGGTGCTGGCCTCCGTCGGCCATCTGGTCGACCTGCCCAAGAGCAAGCTCGGGGTAGACGTCGACCACGACTTCGAGCCCGACTACGAGGTGATCCGTGGCAAGGCCAAGGTCATCAAGGAGCTGAAGGCCGCCGCCAAGGGCAAGCAGAGCATCTACCTCGCCCCCGACCCGGACCGCGAAGGCGAGGCCATTGCGTGGCACATCCGCCAGCACGTCGTGCCCAAGGGATTCAAGGGCAAGGTGCACCGGGTACTGTTCAACGAGATCACCAAGAGCGCGGTCCAGAGCGCGATCCACCACCCCGGCGACATCGACACCAGCAAGTTCGAAGCCCAGCAGGCCCGGCGCGTCATCGATCGCCTGGTCGGCTACCAGATCAGCCCCCTGCTATGGGACAAGGTGCGCCGCGGACTTTCGGCCGGGCGAGTGCAGTCGGTGGCCGTGCGCCTTCTCGTCGAGAGGGAGCGCGAGATCCTGGGCTTCGTTGCGGTCGAGTACTGGCAGATCACGGCGTCGCTGTTTCCGGCCAATCAGCAAGGCAAGGACGAGCGCCAGCTCTTCGAAGCGAGGCTCATCGAGGTCGACGGCAAGCGCATCGAAACCAAGAACCTGCGCGCCGACGGAGCCGAAAACGGCGGCAAGGCGCTCGAGGATCGCTTCTACATTCGCGACCAGGTCCAGGCCCGCGATCTCGAAAAGCGATTCCGCGACGCGCGCGACTGGAAAGTCGGCGAGGTCAAGAGGACCGAACGGCAACGGCGCCCGGCACCGCCATTCATCACGTCGACGCTGCAGCAGGAGGCTTCGCGCAAGCACGGCTTCCAGCCGCGGCGCACGATGTCGGCCGCGCAGCGCCTCTACGAAGGCATCGATCTCGGCACCGAAGGGACGACGGGACTGATCACGTACATGCGCACCGACTCGACGCGCGTCGCGGCCGATGCGCAGGTCGCAGCGCTCCAGTACGTGCGGGACACGTACGGCGATGCGTTCGCACCGTCCACGCCCAACGTCTACCGCACCAAGAAGAGCGCGCAGGACGCGCACGAGGCAATCCGGCCCACATCGCTGGAGTTCCCGCCCGACAGGGTGCGCGAGTTCCTGCCGGCCGACGAGTTTCGCGTCTATACGCTGGTGTGGAACCGCTTCCTGGCCAGCCAGATGAGCCCGGCCGTCTACGACCAGACCAGTGTCGATATCCACGCGGCAGGCGGAAAGTTCCGCGCCACTGGCCAGATCCTTCGCTTCGCCGGCTTCCTGCGCGTCTACGAGGAAGGCCGCGACGCACCGGACGAGAACGACGACTCGGGCTCGCTGCCGGATCTTTCCGAGGACCAGGCGCTGGCGCTCGAGAAGCTGGCGGCCAGCCAGCATTTCACGCAGCCTCCGCCGCGCTTCACGCAGGCGACGCTGATCCGCGAACTCGAAGAGCGGGGCATCGGACGTCCGTCCACGTACGCGACGATCATGTCGACGATCATCGGCCGCGAGTACGTGCGCCAGGACGAGCAGCGCCGCCTCGTGCCGACCGAGCTCGGCGCGCTGGTGACCGACCTTCTCGTCGAGTCCTTCCCCGACATCCTCAATGCCGAGTTCACGGCCGAGCTGGAGGACAAGCTCGACGACGTCGAGGATGGAAAGAGCGACTGGCTCGACGCCACGCGCAACTTCTACAAGCCGTTCCGCGCCGACCTCGACCGCGCCAAGATCGAGATGCGCGACGTCAAGCGCGAGGTGGTCGAGACCGACCTGCCGTGCCCGAAGTGCGGCAAGACCCTGGTCATCAAGTGGGGTCGCAACGGCGAGTTCGCCGCATGCCCCGGTTTCCCCGACTGCAAGTTCACCGGCAACTTCACGCGCCGCGACGACGGGTCGATCGTGCTCGACGCGCCAGAGGAAACCGACGAGGTCTGCGAGAAGTGCGGCTCGGCGATGGCGTACAAGTTCTCCAAGTTCGGGCGCTTCCTCGGCTGCTCCGCCTACCCGGAGTGCAAGAACATCAAGTCGGCCAACACGCCGGTGCCTCTCGGCATCACGTGCCCGAAGGAGCTCGGCGGGTGCGGCGAAGGAGACCTGGTCCAGAAGGTCTCCAGGCGCGGCAAGATCTTCTACAGCTGCAACCGCTACCCGACGTGCAAGTTCGCGCTGTGGGACCGGCCGATCCAAACGCCTTGTCCGGAGTGCGAAGCGCCGCTGGTGGTCGAAAAGACGACCAAGCGCGCCGGCACCGTGCGCCGCTGCGTGCGCGAGGGTTGCACCTACTCCGAAGCCACCGACGAAGGACCACTGCTGCAGGAGCAGGCGTAA
- a CDS encoding serine/threonine-protein kinase, translating to MPQTSWDVGRDRFLVGLMGWRGDEHCIVIFSQDMALAAPSTDQNTFASSWRATLQGIRRRLVGERLAPEDRDAFAEEIHEKEIRRLRALTPLALVMHVAHALIYRVPDSQRASLPPGIVHWHDLIVRLHIATIPVTLAIILVVFRFPRSAVGRQIMALTAAAYLSHGAIASGVDQLKFANMDAFTGYCFGSAVICSFPFLRGLTVYSIGFAVVAVALMTFQPDASLRLSAMLNATMVVTSSVLVGSILAAARRRDFAQRRTIAHQRDELASLNSDLEHRVDEQVAEIVRRAEEVNKLNAQLRSQIRARSTELQVALAQLALQRGDEGLLHDGDVIGDRFEVGERIGAGAMGLVYTGTDRVTGARVAIKVIKTNSSMDIDSMRRFLGEASAAAAFTHPAVVGMVHVDIAGNGLLYQVQELVTGQSLDEVLQAGPWAQADVARFGAVLCDALAAAHSHGVVHRDVKPSNVMLTPAGPGLKLLDFGLAKLMDEVSRDTQSQTATGLIVGTPAYMAPEQVLGHEISSKVDVYSSGVLMFQLLTGRLAFETDGASKVMISHVAREAPDVRAIRDGVCGELADLVATCLVKDPALRPDAATIGASLAALADALGAETLPAIARRMGAAASGAVSDSDRNRSIARRLGAFS from the coding sequence ATGCCGCAAACGTCATGGGATGTGGGACGCGATCGCTTCCTCGTCGGCCTCATGGGCTGGCGTGGGGACGAGCACTGCATCGTGATATTCTCGCAGGACATGGCTCTGGCCGCTCCATCGACCGACCAGAATACGTTCGCGTCGTCATGGCGCGCGACGCTGCAGGGCATCCGGCGCCGCCTCGTCGGAGAGCGTCTGGCGCCCGAAGATCGCGACGCGTTCGCCGAGGAGATCCACGAAAAGGAAATTCGCCGGCTTCGCGCACTGACGCCGTTGGCGCTCGTGATGCACGTCGCGCACGCGCTGATCTACCGGGTGCCCGACAGCCAGCGCGCCTCGTTGCCGCCGGGCATCGTGCACTGGCACGACCTCATCGTCCGCCTCCACATCGCAACGATTCCGGTGACGCTGGCGATCATCCTGGTCGTGTTCCGATTCCCTCGCTCCGCCGTCGGCCGCCAGATCATGGCGCTGACTGCGGCCGCCTACCTTTCCCACGGCGCCATCGCCAGCGGCGTCGACCAGCTCAAGTTCGCGAACATGGATGCCTTCACCGGCTACTGCTTCGGGAGTGCCGTGATCTGTTCGTTCCCGTTCCTGCGAGGCCTCACGGTCTACTCGATAGGCTTCGCGGTCGTCGCCGTGGCATTGATGACGTTCCAGCCGGACGCATCGCTGCGCCTGTCCGCCATGCTCAACGCGACGATGGTCGTCACGAGCAGCGTGCTGGTCGGCTCGATCCTCGCGGCCGCGCGCCGTCGCGATTTCGCGCAGAGACGCACCATCGCGCATCAGCGCGACGAGCTTGCGAGCCTCAACAGCGATCTCGAACACCGCGTCGACGAGCAGGTTGCCGAGATCGTGCGCCGCGCCGAGGAAGTGAACAAGCTCAACGCCCAGCTTCGCTCGCAGATCCGCGCACGCTCGACGGAGCTGCAGGTGGCGCTTGCGCAGCTGGCCTTGCAGCGCGGCGACGAAGGACTGCTCCACGACGGCGACGTCATCGGGGACCGCTTCGAGGTCGGTGAACGGATCGGCGCCGGCGCAATGGGGCTCGTCTACACCGGCACCGACCGCGTGACGGGCGCTCGCGTCGCGATCAAGGTCATCAAGACCAACAGCTCGATGGACATCGATTCGATGCGGCGATTCCTCGGCGAAGCCAGCGCCGCGGCGGCGTTCACGCATCCCGCAGTCGTCGGCATGGTCCACGTCGATATCGCCGGCAACGGGCTGCTTTACCAGGTCCAGGAGCTCGTCACCGGGCAGTCGCTCGACGAGGTGCTGCAAGCGGGGCCGTGGGCCCAGGCCGACGTCGCACGCTTCGGCGCCGTCCTGTGCGATGCGCTCGCTGCGGCCCACAGTCACGGAGTCGTGCACCGCGACGTCAAGCCGTCCAACGTCATGCTGACGCCGGCCGGGCCGGGTCTGAAGCTGCTCGACTTCGGCCTTGCCAAGTTGATGGACGAGGTATCGCGCGACACGCAGAGCCAGACGGCCACCGGGCTCATCGTCGGCACTCCCGCGTACATGGCTCCCGAGCAGGTGCTCGGGCACGAGATCTCTTCGAAGGTGGACGTCTACTCGTCGGGCGTGCTGATGTTCCAGCTGCTGACCGGGCGCCTTGCGTTCGAAACCGACGGCGCCAGCAAGGTGATGATCAGCCACGTCGCAAGAGAAGCGCCCGACGTGCGTGCGATCCGCGACGGCGTCTGCGGCGAGCTGGCCGATCTGGTCGCGACCTGCCTCGTCAAGGATCCGGCGCTAAGACCCGACGCTGCGACGATCGGCGCCAGCCTTGCGGCGCTCGCCGATGCGCTCGGTGCGGAGACCCTGCCGGCAATTGCGCGCAGGATGGGGGCCGCCGCGTCGGGCGCCGTCTCCGACAGCGACCGCAACCGCAGCATCGCGCGGCGTCTCGGCGCATTTTCGTAA
- the dprA gene encoding DNA-processing protein DprA translates to MSDDETTAWLAIALAAEGRPDGWLRLVSAFGGALAAVRAGDEALAAAGARPAAIEKLRESWRDDAPRHMERCRRLGLRIAALGDSAYPALLRQVPDPPLALFWKGCEPSACSPAVAVVGARACSDYGERTARSLGRGLAEAGIVVVSGLARGIDVAAHRGALEGGRTAAVLAGGLDRIYPPEHTGLASNILDRGGCLLTEQPAGRTPRAWLFPFRNRIITGLCQATVVVEARSRSGSLASARHALDQGRDVLAVPGPIDSPLSEGTNRLLRHGAAPFCALTDLAGIPGLRSLDEKNRHKLSKKKVILPDDLSPKEAVIIAFLDHSPATADQICASTALDGTEVLALLTALELDGHVRREGHGLFRATVGNRRPGQFHPY, encoded by the coding sequence GTGTCCGACGACGAAACGACGGCGTGGCTCGCCATCGCCCTGGCTGCCGAGGGCAGGCCCGACGGCTGGCTGCGGCTGGTCAGCGCCTTCGGCGGAGCGCTGGCCGCCGTGCGTGCCGGCGACGAGGCGCTTGCCGCAGCGGGGGCGCGGCCGGCAGCGATCGAGAAGCTGCGCGAGTCGTGGCGGGACGATGCGCCGCGGCACATGGAGCGCTGTCGCCGGCTCGGGCTGCGAATCGCTGCACTCGGCGACAGCGCCTACCCCGCGCTGCTTCGCCAGGTTCCGGATCCGCCGCTCGCATTGTTCTGGAAGGGCTGTGAGCCGTCGGCCTGCTCGCCGGCGGTGGCCGTCGTCGGGGCGAGAGCCTGCAGCGACTACGGCGAGAGGACCGCGCGAAGCCTGGGCCGGGGTCTCGCCGAAGCGGGTATCGTGGTGGTCAGTGGTCTCGCGCGAGGCATCGACGTCGCGGCCCATCGTGGTGCGCTCGAGGGCGGCCGTACCGCGGCCGTGCTGGCCGGCGGCCTCGACCGGATCTACCCGCCGGAGCACACCGGGCTCGCCTCGAACATCCTGGATCGCGGGGGCTGCCTCCTGACCGAGCAGCCGGCGGGCAGGACACCCCGCGCCTGGCTGTTCCCGTTCCGTAACCGGATCATCACCGGTCTTTGCCAGGCTACCGTCGTCGTCGAGGCCCGCTCGCGCAGCGGGTCGCTGGCCAGCGCCCGGCACGCCCTCGACCAGGGAAGGGACGTGCTGGCCGTGCCCGGACCGATCGACTCCCCGCTGTCGGAGGGGACCAACCGGCTCCTCCGCCACGGCGCCGCGCCATTTTGTGCACTGACAGATCTGGCAGGCATTCCGGGACTTCGTTCGTTGGATGAGAAAAATCGACATAAATTATCGAAAAAGAAGGTGATCTTACCCGACGACCTTTCGCCGAAAGAAGCAGTGATTATTGCCTTTCTGGATCACTCGCCGGCCACGGCCGACCAGATCTGCGCTTCGACAGCACTTGACGGCACAGAAGTTCTGGCGTTGTTAACGGCCCTCGAACTGGACGGGCATGTCCGCCGTGAGGGGCATGGCCTTTTCCGGGCCACGGTCGGGAACCGGCGACCCGGGCAATTCCATCCTTATTAG